The sequence CGGCATCTCGGATCGAGCCCGGGACGAACGTCCTCGTGACGGGCCCGCCGATGACCGGAAAGCGAAGCCTCGCTTACGAAATTCTCCTCGAGGGTGCGGTCCGGGGTGACGGTTCGATCGTCGTCTCGACGAAAGATAGCGCCGAGAACGTACTCGAGGAATTTACCTCACGAGCGGACGCGTCCGACGCAGACGTGGGGGTCGTCGACTGCGTCACGAAACAACGCGGCGTCGGGACGGTCGATGACGACCCTCGGGTCAAGTACGCGTCCTCGCCAGTCGACATGACCGGGATCGGGATCAAGCTCTCGGAGTTTTTACAGGATTTTTACGAGGATCGGGGCGTTACGGAGAACCGGGTTCTGTTGCACTCTGTCTCGACGCTCCTGATGTACTCCGATCTGCAGACCGTGTTTCGATTCCTCCACGTGTTCACCGGTCGGATTCAGAGCGCGGACGCTCTCGGTCTGTACGTCATCGACTCGACGGCACACGACGACCAGACCATGAACACGCTGAAACAGCTGTTCGACGGCCTCATCACCGTCGACGAGGGCGACGGCGACGAACCGGCCATCGACACCGTCGGCCTCTGATCTGGCCCGTAGTCCGTCGGTTCTCGGGACCCTGACGTGGAGCGTTTATACCGGACAGGTACGTAGCCCACCGCATGCCACTCGAGGAAGACGACGAGATCGAGGCGGTGCTCGAGTACGAGACGGTTGCGGTCGTCGGCTGTTCGACGACGCCGGGGAAGGCGGCCCACGACGTGCCGGCGTACCTCGCCGAACACGGGTACGAGGTGATCCCCGTCAATCCCTACGCTGACGAGGTGCTCGATCGGGAGGCGGTCGACTCGCTGTTGGCAGTCGACGAGGAGATCGACGTGGTCTGCGTCTTCAGGCCCAGCGAAGAGGTCGACGGAATCGTCGATGCAGCCCTCGAGCGAGACGACGTGTCGGTGATCTGGACGCAACTGGGTATTCGTGACGACGACGCCGCCGCGCGGGCAGAAGCCGACGGTCGGTCGGTCGTCCAGGACCGGTGTATGAAGGTCGAACATCGACGACTCGCAGCCTGAGGAAATCGAAGTCGCCGCTATCGGATCGACACCTGAGGGCACCGACAGAGACTTACCGGCAAGCGCAGTACGACAACTGAGACCATGTGTGACCAGTTCGGGGACTGTTCGAACGACGGGACCTGCCAGCTCGTCCTCAGAAACCGGCAGACGGGGATGGAACTGGTCGAGCATCACTGCAAGGCCCACCTCGTCCTGCGGGTCTGGGAGGTCGAACGCGACGACGCGTTCGAGGTCGTCGACGCGCGGACACTCGACTGGTCGCCGGACGCGACAGATCCGTTCGACGTCCCAGCCGACGACGACTCTTCCGACGATGGGCAACCGCTCGAGCGTCACGGACCAGTCGTCGGGCCGGTTCGTGAGCCGTCAGCCGAGATCACTGACGCGGACGAGTGATCGGGGAGAAACGCCGAGCGTGTTCTGGGTCAGTCAGCGGTCGCGTCTTCGCTCTCCTCGCGTTCGTCGGTCGAGGCGTCCTCGCTCGCCTCGGGGTCGTCCGGGTCTGGGGCCGTCTCCGGTTCGTCTGCGTCGTCGATCGCAGCGTCGGCGAGGATCGCGTCGGCGTCGAGTCCCTGTTCTTCTGCGATCGCCAGCAGTAACGCTCGCTGTTCGGTGACCTGATGGTCCAGCCGCTTGACGGTGTCGTGGGTGTCGTCGACCTCGCCCTCGAGGTTGACGATCCGTTGCTGGAGTTGCTGGACCTGCTTGTACATCGCTTCGGCGCTCTCTGAGAGGGTTTGAATCTTCTTTGCGGTGCTGCCGAGTCCCATGGTCGAGCGATGTTTCGGCTGGCTAATGGGCCTTTTCCTCTCTGTCACGCCTCGAGCGACGATAGACTGTCCACTGGTACCCTACTACATTATGGGGTCGCGTGGTTCTTTCACCGCTGGGCGTCCATTCCGGAGGGATGGTTCCCAGAGAGCGCTGGACGTCCGAGTGGGCGGAATGCAGGTCGCGCTCGTCTTGGGAGCGTACGACGTCGTCCTGATCGTCCTCGCCGTACCGCTGTCGTCGAAAGAGCGAGGCGAGTCGGGGGCCACAGACCACGGCGACCTCGAGTGACCGTCCGTCACCGCGGAGCAAATCAACTGAAATGCGTCGAACGATTCCATCCTGCTGAACCCAGATGGAGCGGCGGAGCGAACGGGTGAGACGACTGCTGTGGATTGCTGAGGACCCGATCGCAGTCTGGCGATTTTGGAGGCGAAAGGTCCTTAAGTGCCAGGCGTCTACGGGTAGATGGATAGGTCGGGCAGTTTGGCCCTGCTCACAACCCGCGCTATGGTCATTAGCGGGGACCGAAGGCCGCGGGCGTCCGGTCAGACCGACCGGGGCCCCGGGAGCCAACAGAGAAGCCTCGTCCGTCGGGGACAGCGGTCCACGGTGGCCGTCCGCAGGGACGTCCCATCGTGGTTAACCGGCGACAGCCCATCAGGCGCGGAAGCGAGCAGTGGACCGCCGGACACCTGTCGCTCGACGGGTCGCGGGGTGGAGAAGGCAACCGGGATTCCCCCGGTCGGAACGCCGGGCAATCGCGGAATCCACCATTCATAATTCATACCGATCATTGACGCGACGCGAGCGACGTCGTTCGCGCGACCCCACGTCGATCGCTGTCCCGATCTCGGTTCTGTCGCCGCAACTGGCAAACGGACGGATAACCGCGGCGCGCCGCCTCGAGAGTGTCACTCCTGGGGCGTCAGCCGAACGATCGGTGCGTCCCCGTCGTCGACGGCGACGTAGACGTCACCGGTATCCGGGGCCACCACGACGTCCCTGATTCGCCAGCCTCGGCCCTCGAGCAGACGATCTTTCTCCGAGACGTCGGTTCCGTCGACGCTGAAGCGACCGAGGTACTGTCCAGCGAGATTTCCGACGAGGAGGTCGCCCTGCCACTCCGGGAAAGTATCGCCGTCGTAGAACGTCATTCCCGCCGGTGGAAATCCACCGGAGCCACACTTCCAGTAGTAGACGGGGTCGACCACGTCGTCGCGGTCGGCCGGCTCGTCACCGATGGGTTCGTCGGTCCCGTACGCACAGCCGTAGTGAGCGATCGGCCAGCCGTAGTTGCTGCCAGCCTCGAGCACGTTGAGTTCGTCGCCGTCTTCTTCACCGTGTTCGCTCTGCCAGAGTTCGTCCGTTTCGGGGTGGACCGTCATCCCCTGGGCGTTCCGGTGACCGTAGGTGTAGATGGCGTCGACGGCATCTTCATCGTCGACGAACGGGTTGTCGTCCGGGATCGAACCGTCGGGCTCGAGCCGGAGCGTCGTCCCGAGGTCGTTTGAGCGGTCCTGAGAGACGTGCTCGGCGTCGAAGCCGTCTTCCCGTCGGTCGCCGACCGAGACGTACAGCCGGTCGTCGGGGCCGAAGACGGCGCGTGAGCCGAAGTGGCCGCTCGAGTCGAGCCACGGCTCGGCGACGTACAGTTCGGTGCCGTCGGTGAGTTCGGGGTCGTCTCCGTCGTCGGCCTCGAGTCGGGCGCGGCCGACTGCCGTCGTCGACTCGCCGTCGTCGTTCGCGATCGAGTACGTCAGGTACACCCGCGGGTCGTCCGGAAAGTCGGGGTGGAGTGCGACGTCGAGCAACCCACCCTGTCCCGTCACGTAGACGACCGGCGCACCGTCGACTTCGGTGTGGCTCCCCCCTTCGCGGTCCACCAGTGAGAGCCGACCCTCGCGCTCGGTGACGAGCAGTCGCGAGTCCCCGGGAACGATGGCCATCGCCCACGGGTGTGCGAGCCCGTCGACGACCGTCTCGACCGCGAACGGGTCGTCGACGCTCGTCTCGAGGGCATCGACACAGCCGGCGAGTGCCGCAGTGAGTCCGCCGCCGATGGCTGCGAGCGCGCCTCGACGTGTGGACCCGGGGCCGGTCCTCGAGCGGGGTTCGCGCCGAGGTCGAGGGCGCTCCTGACTCGGTTCCATGACCGACGCTGGTTCCCGTAGTGGGTAAAATCCGTCGCCCGTCCCTGCGTGCCAGTTATCGTCGGATGGGACGGCCTCGCTGTGGCCGGTCGCGCTCGCACTGGTCGCTCTCGCTGGGGCTTCAGCCCGAGCCGACCTGCCGAACCTGTTCGGATGACAAAGTATACACCGTTCTCGAAAAAACGGTCTACCAATGGATCGGCAGCGAATCGCGCTCGGTCTCGTCGTGCTGGCAGCGACGGTCACCCTCGCTGGCTGTAGCGCCATCAGTATTCCCGGGGCCGACGGGACCAGCGGGGAGCCCGACCCGGTCGACGTCTTCGAGGGTGCGTTCGTCCACAGCGACGACCTCGAGGCCGTCAGCGGCGAGCGGACGATGCTCGTGTCAGACGGCGAGGCGACCACGAGTGAAACCGTCGCGGTCGCCGAACGACCGTACGTCGAGTACCGCAGCGAGGTGCTCGAGTCGGCAGTTCCCGACCGCGAGGGGGACGTCTACGTCTCGAACGCGACGGGGTCGTGGTGGTACTATCCCGACTCGAACGTCGTCCACGAATATCGGGCCGACGAGCCGTACGATAGCGACGAGGTCCGGGCCGCCCGGGCCGACGAAGCCGACCGACAGGCGGACCTCTACGACGTCGAGTACCTCGGAACCGAAACCGTCGCCGACCGCGAGGCCCACGTCGTCGACGTGACGGCGGCAAACGAAACCGTCACCGAGGGGCTCTCCTTGCTCGTCGGCGACACCGAGTTCGTCTTCGCCCTCGAGACCGTGAACCCGGAAGCTGAACTCGAGGTCGTCGAGCAACGCCTCTGGATCGACGTCGAGTACGACTACCCGCTCCGCGAGGAGGTCGTCATCGAGGACGACGACGGGACCGAGTACCTGCTCCGAGAGTGGTTCGAGTCGGTCGACTTCGAAGACGACGTCGACGACGAGACGTTCGTGTTCGAGCCGCCGGCGAATGCGACCGTCCACGAGTGACGGTGGGAAATCTCGAGCAGCGGGTACCAGCTATCGGTAGAAAACGGCGGTGTGTCCGCGGGTCTCGAACAGCTCTGCGTCGACGCGGTCGGCGAGGGTCTCTGCTTTCTCTTCGGTCGAGCTGCCGGATCGAGCCGCCCGGAGGAACTTCACCTTCACGAGGTCTTCGTTCGTGAGTTGGTCGTCGAGTTCGTCGACGACGGCTTCGATGCCACTCTTGCCAACCCAGACGGTGACGTCCAGATCGTGGGCGCGACGTTTGCGCTCCTGCTGGTCCATAGCCCGTCTAGCGGTGCCGACGGTTTGAATGTTCTCGAACGGATCGCTCGAGACGGAACCAGCCACGGTCGACTGGTCAGTATCCTAACGTTCATGATGGTTGATTCCGAACGAATAGGTGCGCACGAAAGTGCGCGAAGCCGGAGTGCACGCCTCCAAGCTACACACTCCGGCTCTAACACAGCCCCCGCGTAGCGGGAGCAATCCACCATTGACACCGGCGAAATAAAGACCTGCCGACGTCCACTCGAGTCAGCCGGAGCCTGTTCTGGTTCTCGAGCGTGGTTGCCTCCCGCCACGTCGGGTGCGATCACCACACACCATGCCCAGACCCGCCACGATCCATTGCGACTGTGGAACCGACGTTCGAACGGAGCCGACTGTCGGTGTCGTCACCTGTCCCGATTGCGACTCGAGGTTCGCCGCGAGAATCGTCGAACTGCCCAGCGACCACGACGGCTCGAGTCCGTTTCCCGGGATACGCTCGACTCGCGGGCCTTGACCTCCTCCCACGGCTGAACAGTAGTTGCTGATTCGATCAGGAAAGCCGCAAGGATTGGAGTGTCGTTCTCAACTCCGGCTTCGTGAAACCGTTCTCAGTGCTGTCCAGAGAGCGTAACAGCTGTCGAAGCGTTTCCTCAGCCTTGTTCTTCCAGTCTTACCAGTACTGAGGGGCGTACTGACTCGGGCTGCTCAGCCCGAGTCAGTCGCCGAGATAACCGCTACCCGTACGGTATTTGCCCGAGAAACGCGCGAAACAGGGCGGTCGGGACGACTGGATCCGTCCCGACCGCCCGGCGGGACGTCACGAGCAGGTTCGTCAACACCCACAGATTGTACAGCGCGACGGCGAACAGGAAGTAAAAGAGCCGTACTGAGAACGTCGGTGACGACGTTCTCGGGAGAAACTCCGTAATCTTGCGATAGGACGTTTCGATTCCCCAACGACGGCGATATGCTTCAGCCAGTGGCCGGGCGATCTCGACGTCAGTGCCGACGTCGAGATCGCGGTTGGTAACCAGACAGAAGTGGTCGTCATTTCGTGTTCGATGCGGAACGACGACGAGCCGGACTGTCGTTCGGCCCGTCGGCGGATTCGACCGAGCCATCTCGTACTCTGCAATGAACGTGTCGCTGTCGTGGTCATCAATAAATTGCTGTACCTTTTGTGTTTGCGGCGCACGCATGAGGAACTCAACGTCGAGTTCTTCGAGCGCTAGGGCGAGGTGAACACGATAGAAGCCACGATCGAGATAAAGGCGGTTGATTTCGACATACTCGCGGACGTCTGAGACGAGTTGGCGGAGTGCATCCGCCAACTCGTCGGTATCGCTGCCCTCCAAGGCTACCGATCCAAGCGTGAAACGGACGCTCGGATCGACGATACAGACGGTAGCGAACTTGTACGCGCGATCGGTGCCCTGCGCTGGATTCGTTGTACAGACGTGAGGAGTCTCTTTGTCCCCGTAATAGAGCCAGTCGTGAACGTCGATTGCGACGTCTACTGGCCTGGTAAACACGCGGTTGCGAGCGGCTTCGTCGAGGATTGCGTCGCGGACGCGGTCGAACTGATCGTCGACCGCGTCCGCGTCGAGTCCACGTAGATGGTAGAGGAGCGCTCGTGCGAGCGGATTTCGAGCGGTTGCGTCAATGGCGATATCGTCGCCACGGGCGAGCTGATAGGCTTTCGCACCAGTATTGGCGAATTCATTGTCGAATGCGATCCGAGCGAGGACTTGCTGGAAGTCCTCGCTCGGATAGGTGCCGTTCGCAGCGATCCCGAACTCAAGTTCTGGAAACAGCATCGACGACGCTGCACGAGTCACCTGCGTTGCCTCAGTTGTCTCGACCATATCGAGACAACGACCGCGACGGCAATCGTCACTTGGTCACTTCAGCAACTACTGTGAAGCCGTGGGATTCCTCCGCTGGGATGTAGGAACGACTCCGACGGTTCGGGGCGGCAAGTCCCGAGCGTGATGGGGCCTCGACGGTCGCCAGCGATCTCAGCGATCGCCGGCGGTCCCAGTGGCAGCGTTTCCCACCGCTCGAGGTCAGGTGTCGTACGGATACCGCGCGTGAGCGCCACAGGAACAGGTGATCACGACGTGTCCACGCTGGAGCCTGACCCGTGCGTTTTCGCCGGGGACGAGGTAGGTATCACACTCGTCGCAGGTAAACCGTCGAAACGTTCGGGGGAGGGTGAGTCGATTCCGTTCGGCGATCCGTCGTGCCAGTCGAACGTACTCTCTGGCACGATCCTCGTCCCCGGCTTTCGCCGCCGCTCGAGCGAGGTTCTCGAGCCGGTCGATCCGTTCGGCGGCGACGGTCATGCCAGATCGTTCGGGGACGGCCACCTTGGGGTTACTGGTGTCGCGTCGGGAGCAGAACTCGCGAACACGCGACTGGCTCACCCGACCGTCCGGCAGCGCAATACTGTTAACCGCCTGTGGCGAACGGTCGCCTGTCCAGATGTGCGGATCCCCACGGCCCTCCAATCGCGACTCGAGCGGGGTCGACCGTCGATCGCTTCTCGCGGCGACGGGAGTCGGTCTCTCGGTGGCGACGAGTGGCTGCATCAGGCAGGTTCGGAGCGCGATCAACCGGGACGACCCCGAGCAGCTCTCGCTGACGATCACCACGCGAACCGCTGACGGCGACCGCGAGAGCATCCAGCTCGCACGGGCGGTCAGGACCGCACTCGAGCGCGCGGGAATCGCCGTCGACCTCGACATGCGATCGGAAGAGGAGTTCTTCCGGTCGGTGCTGATCAACCAGGACTTCGACGTGTACGTCGGACAACACCCGGGTGACGTCGATCCGGACGTTCTCTACGAAGCCCTCCACTCCCGGTTCGTCGAAGAGGCCGGCTGGCAGAACCCGTTCGGCCTCTCGAGCCGACCGATCGACGAGCGCCTCGAGGCCCAGCGGTTGGCCCCGGAAGACGAGCGTGAGGCGGAAGTCGAGGCACTGCTCGAGGCGTTCGTCGCCGAACAGCCGTTCGTCCCGATCTGTGCCCGCGAGGAGTTCCGGCTCGTCCGGACGGACCGTTTCGGGGGCTGGAACGCGGGACACCCGGCGACGCGACTCGGATACCTCGGGCTCGAGGTCCACGACGACGCGAGTCAGCTTCGGATCGTCCATACGGACGCGCGCGTGTCGAAAAATCTGAATCCGCTCTCGGCGGAGTACCGGGAGGTGGGCGTCTTCGCCGACCTCTGCTACGATTCGCTCGCGACCGAAACCGGCGACGGCGCAGTCGTGCCGTGGCTGGCCTCGTCGTTCGAGTACGACGACGGTGGCGACGCCGAAGGCGACGAAACCGGGGGACGACTCGAGGTCGAACTCCGCGAGGACTGTTCCTTCCACGACGGGGAATCGGTAACCGTCGACGACGTGGTGTTCACCTACCAGTTCCTGCGAGACACGACGCGCGGAACCGCCGATTACCCGGCCCCGACGCCGCGCTTTCGCGGCCGGGTATCGATCGTCGACGAGGTGACCGTTCTCGACCGTGACGAGGGTCGACTCGCGTTCTCGGTGTCGGCGGACGAACCGGTCGCCGAGCGTGCGCTTCTGGTCCCGATTCTCCCCGAACACGTCTGGGCCGACCGGGACGGACGGCCCGATATCCCGGGCGTCCAGATCGCCGAGGGGACGACCGACGCACTCGTGACCGACGACGTACCGCCGGTCGGCAGCGGCCCCTACCAGTTCGCAGTGCGCAGCGAGCGCGAACACGTCACGTTCGAACGCTACGACGATCACTTCACCACCCGTGAAGACGTCTCGCTGCCCGGACCGACGGCGGCCGAACTGCGCGTCCAGATCGACCCCCGGAGCACGTCCGCGATCGAACTCGTCGAGACCGACGCCGCCGACGTCACGAGCCTTCCCCTCGAGAGCTACGTCGTCGGCGACGTCCTCGAGTCCGAGTCGATCGAGGGCAACGGCGACGTCGAGGTGCTCGAGTCGCCGTCGTGGTCGTTCTACCACCTCGGATTCAACCTCCGGCGGGCACCGTTCGGGAACCCGAACTTCCGGCAGGTCGTCGCCAGGTTGCTCGACCGCGAGACGCTGATCGCGGACGTGTTCGACGGTTACGCCCGGCCGACGGTCGTGCCGGTCACCGAGGAGTGGACCCCCGACTCGCTCGCGTGGGACGATGGACCTCCAGACCCGGTCGGTTCGTTCCTCGGGAGCGACGGCACGGTCGATCCCGGGGCGGCACGTGAGGCGTTCGAGGACGCGGGATTCGGCTACGGTGACGACGGAAGGCTCCGGGTGAGACGCTGATGCTCACGCAAGTCCTGATCCAGATTGCGATCGTCGTGAGCCTCCTCGTCCTCCTCGGGCTCGGACTGATAGTCGGTCGCGAACGACTTCGCCGAACTCGGTTCGAGTGGCGCTCGCGGGTCCGAGCGGTCGCACCCATCGCGGTCGTGCTGGTGGGCGTCCTGTCGTTCAACGACGTCGCTCGAGAGGGTGGTCCGGACGTCTCGTGGCTCATCCAGTGGAACCTCACGTGGACGATCTACGACCTCGAGGGGCAGTTCGTCCTCTGGTTGCAGTCGTTCGAGACGGCGTGGCTGACCGCGTACTTCTCGTGGATCTACATCTACGGCTACGTCTTCTTGCTCGTGTTCCCGGTCGTCGCGTACTTCGCGCTCTCCGAGACGCGGCCGCTGCGAGAGTTACTGGCGGCCTACACCCTGAACTACTCGCTCGGGCTGGTGATCTACGTCTTCATCATCGCCTACGGGCCGCGAAACCTGATGCCGGAACTGGTCGACGCACTGTTGTACGATACGTATCCCCAGTATCAGCACCTCACGAGGCAGGTCAACCGGAACACGAACGTCTTCCCGTCGCTGCACACCTCGCTCGCGGTGACCGTGTCGCTACTCGCCTATCGAACGCGCGAGTTCTACCCGCGCTGGAACTACGTCGCCGGGTTCCTCGGGTTCTCGGTCGCCACGTCGACGATGTATCTCGGCATCCACTGGGCGATCGACGTCGTCGCTGGCGCGATGCTCGCGTACGTGAGCGTTCGGCTGGCCGGTTCGCTCGTCGGTCGCTGGTCGATCTCGGCGTTCCTCGGGGACCGGTTCGGTTCGCTGTCGGTGCGTCGTCCGTTCGGGGCAGGTTTCGGCCGCAGTCACGACGCCGATTCCGGGAACACGTCCGGGACGGAATCCGAGTCACGGTCGGACGTCGAGACCGGCGCACGGTCCGAGTCCAGTACTGAATCCGAAGCCGAGTACAACTAGTACCGTTCCAGGCGTCGACTGCGAGGTCGATCCGACTGACGCCGATCGGTTCGACCTCGCAGTTCAGGCTTGGACCGCAACTAGCGTTACAGTTCCTCGAGCGAGCGGAGCTTCTGTTCGACCGCCGGCGGTGCAGCGCTCGGCCCGTCTCGGACCCGGTGGTCGGGAATGAGGATCGGAGCCGGGTTCTCGTCGAGGGCGGTCCTGACCAGCACCAGGTCGTCTCCATCGTCCGGGTCGAGTTCCGGCGTCATCCGGGCCAGCGCCTCCACGCCGACCTGATCGCCGTAGGGAATCTCCCGGACTGACTCGAGCACAGCCCGCTGGTCCGTCGGAACGGTCAGCGCGACCTGCACGTTCTCGAAGGTGACGGGCTCGAGCCCATCCAGGTACTCGAAGAGTTGCTCGAGGATCGGGTGGTCGGGTTCTGCGTCGTCGTCCGCCTGCTCCGGGAACGAGACGGTCAGGACCCGTCCGCTGGCGACGCCGACCTGTACGTACCGGTCGAGATACGACGATTCGCGCGCGTAGATACCCGCGTCCGTAACCTCGTCCATGCGCGTGGGTTCGTGCCACGGACTTGAATAGCCGCCGGTCCCCGACTGGCGGGCGGCGACCGCGAGGACGCAAGCCTTATGTACACATGAGTACGTCGATGTACAATAATGAACTCCGAGACGGAACTGGCTCCCCCGGTGGCGTCGATTCTCGAGGCCGCCGACGAGCGCTCGAGTCCGGACGGCCGGGTCGACGTCGACGCGCGGCCGTTCGACGAGGCGATCGCGCGGGCGGACGCCGACGGGCGGGTCCCGCTGATCGCCGAAGTGAAGCCGACGAGTCCCACCGCCGACGGAACGCGCGAGGACGATCCCGTCGAACTCGCACAGGCGATGGTCGACGGCGGCGCGGCGGCGATCTCGGTCCTCACGGAACCGACCCACTTCGGTGGCTCGCCCGAGGCGCTGACAGAGATCCGGGAAGCCGTCGACGTCCCCGTCCTTCGGAAAGACTTCCTCTTGCGCGAGGAACACCTCGACCTCGTCGAGGCCGACCTCGTCCTCCTGATCGTCCGATTTGTCGACGACCTCGAGGGGTTGCTCACCGCTGCTCGCGAGCGAGGCTTCCAGCCGCTCGTCGAAGTCCACGACGAGGCCGAACTCGAGACCGCACTCGAGGCCGGTGCTGAACTCGTCGGTGTGAACAATCGGGATCTGGCGAAACTTGAGGTCGACCTCGAAACCTTCGAGTCGGTCGCTCCCAAAGCGAGGCGCATAACGCGCCTCGAGAACGCGAATAGCGAGGGACTCCCCGAGTCCCTCGAACCATGCGAGCGAACCGATGGTTCGCACGCAGACGGCGACGCCGTAAGCAGCGTTCCCAACGACGTGACGCTGGTCGCCGAAAGCGGCGTCTCCTCGCCCGCAGACGTACGACGGATGCGCGCGGCGGGCGCAGACGCCCTGCTCGTCGGCAGCGCGATCATGGACCACGGCGCGGGCGAGACCGACGTCGAGGCGAACACCCGGCGGCTGACCGAGGCGAGCGGCAACTGTGACGGCGACGCGAACGAGATCGAACACACATGACTGCGACACCACACACTGACGGGGGAGACCGATGAGCACGGGTGACCAGACTGACCGACGGGATAGCGAGGCCACCTTCGGCGAGTACGGCGGCCGGTACGTCCCCGAGGCGCTGATGCCGGCGATCCTCGAACTCGAGGACGCCTACGAGCGCTACGTGCTCGAGAACGAGGATGGCTTCATGGACGAGTTCCGCGAGCGGATGCGTGAGTTCGGCGGCCGGCCGACGCCCTTGCAGCGTGCAGACCGACTGAGCGAGCGCTACGACCGGGAGATCTACCTCAAGCGCGAGGACCTCCTGCACGGGGGTGCCCACAAACTGAACAACGCACTCGGGCAGGTCCTCCTCGCGAAGTACATGGGGAAAGAACGTATCATCGCCGAGACCGGTGCCGGCCAGCACGGCACCGCGACCGCGATGGCCGCGGCCCACCTCGAGATGCCCTGTGAGATCTACATGGGCCGGACGGACATCAACCGCCAGCGGCCGAACGTTTACCGCATCCGAATGAACGGGGCCGAGGTCAACTCCGTCACCGCCGGTTCCGGGACGCTGAAAGAGGCCATCAACGAGACGATGCGCGACTGGGCGACGACCGTGGAGACGACCCACTACGTGATCGGCTCCGTGGTCGGCCCGCACCCGTTTCCAAAACTCGTGCGTGACTTCCAGTCGGTCATCGGAAAAGAAGCACGCGAACAGGTTCGCGAGCAGGCCGGCCGACTCCCGGACAGCGTCGTCGCCTGCGCCGGCGGCGGCTCGAACACGATGGGGGCGTTCCACGCGTTCGTCCCGGATACCGACGTCGACCTGTACGCCGTCGAGGCCGGCGGCTCGAGCCTCGAAA is a genomic window of Natrarchaeobaculum aegyptiacum containing:
- a CDS encoding DUF5798 family protein, whose product is MGLGSTAKKIQTLSESAEAMYKQVQQLQQRIVNLEGEVDDTHDTVKRLDHQVTEQRALLLAIAEEQGLDADAILADAAIDDADEPETAPDPDDPEASEDASTDEREESEDATAD
- a CDS encoding YhbY family RNA-binding protein, with the protein product MDQQERKRRAHDLDVTVWVGKSGIEAVVDELDDQLTNEDLVKVKFLRAARSGSSTEEKAETLADRVDAELFETRGHTAVFYR
- a CDS encoding ABC transporter substrate-binding protein; its protein translation is MCGSPRPSNRDSSGVDRRSLLAATGVGLSVATSGCIRQVRSAINRDDPEQLSLTITTRTADGDRESIQLARAVRTALERAGIAVDLDMRSEEEFFRSVLINQDFDVYVGQHPGDVDPDVLYEALHSRFVEEAGWQNPFGLSSRPIDERLEAQRLAPEDEREAEVEALLEAFVAEQPFVPICAREEFRLVRTDRFGGWNAGHPATRLGYLGLEVHDDASQLRIVHTDARVSKNLNPLSAEYREVGVFADLCYDSLATETGDGAVVPWLASSFEYDDGGDAEGDETGGRLEVELREDCSFHDGESVTVDDVVFTYQFLRDTTRGTADYPAPTPRFRGRVSIVDEVTVLDRDEGRLAFSVSADEPVAERALLVPILPEHVWADRDGRPDIPGVQIAEGTTDALVTDDVPPVGSGPYQFAVRSEREHVTFERYDDHFTTREDVSLPGPTAAELRVQIDPRSTSAIELVETDAADVTSLPLESYVVGDVLESESIEGNGDVEVLESPSWSFYHLGFNLRRAPFGNPNFRQVVARLLDRETLIADVFDGYARPTVVPVTEEWTPDSLAWDDGPPDPVGSFLGSDGTVDPGAAREAFEDAGFGYGDDGRLRVRR
- a CDS encoding transposase, producing MVETTEATQVTRAASSMLFPELEFGIAANGTYPSEDFQQVLARIAFDNEFANTGAKAYQLARGDDIAIDATARNPLARALLYHLRGLDADAVDDQFDRVRDAILDEAARNRVFTRPVDVAIDVHDWLYYGDKETPHVCTTNPAQGTDRAYKFATVCIVDPSVRFTLGSVALEGSDTDELADALRQLVSDVREYVEINRLYLDRGFYRVHLALALEELDVEFLMRAPQTQKVQQFIDDHDSDTFIAEYEMARSNPPTGRTTVRLVVVPHRTRNDDHFCLVTNRDLDVGTDVEIARPLAEAYRRRWGIETSYRKITEFLPRTSSPTFSVRLFYFLFAVALYNLWVLTNLLVTSRRAVGTDPVVPTALFRAFLGQIPYG
- a CDS encoding ribonuclease P protein component 4, with the protein product MSQSRVREFCSRRDTSNPKVAVPERSGMTVAAERIDRLENLARAAAKAGDEDRAREYVRLARRIAERNRLTLPRTFRRFTCDECDTYLVPGENARVRLQRGHVVITCSCGAHARYPYDT
- a CDS encoding LolA family protein, whose product is MDRQRIALGLVVLAATVTLAGCSAISIPGADGTSGEPDPVDVFEGAFVHSDDLEAVSGERTMLVSDGEATTSETVAVAERPYVEYRSEVLESAVPDREGDVYVSNATGSWWYYPDSNVVHEYRADEPYDSDEVRAARADEADRQADLYDVEYLGTETVADREAHVVDVTAANETVTEGLSLLVGDTEFVFALETVNPEAELEVVEQRLWIDVEYDYPLREEVVIEDDDGTEYLLREWFESVDFEDDVDDETFVFEPPANATVHE
- a CDS encoding RAD55 family ATPase, which encodes MYDLVDVVPASRIEPGTNVLVTGPPMTGKRSLAYEILLEGAVRGDGSIVVSTKDSAENVLEEFTSRADASDADVGVVDCVTKQRGVGTVDDDPRVKYASSPVDMTGIGIKLSEFLQDFYEDRGVTENRVLLHSVSTLLMYSDLQTVFRFLHVFTGRIQSADALGLYVIDSTAHDDQTMNTLKQLFDGLITVDEGDGDEPAIDTVGL
- a CDS encoding PQQ-dependent sugar dehydrogenase, translating into MEPSQERPRPRREPRSRTGPGSTRRGALAAIGGGLTAALAGCVDALETSVDDPFAVETVVDGLAHPWAMAIVPGDSRLLVTEREGRLSLVDREGGSHTEVDGAPVVYVTGQGGLLDVALHPDFPDDPRVYLTYSIANDDGESTTAVGRARLEADDGDDPELTDGTELYVAEPWLDSSGHFGSRAVFGPDDRLYVSVGDRREDGFDAEHVSQDRSNDLGTTLRLEPDGSIPDDNPFVDDEDAVDAIYTYGHRNAQGMTVHPETDELWQSEHGEEDGDELNVLEAGSNYGWPIAHYGCAYGTDEPIGDEPADRDDVVDPVYYWKCGSGGFPPAGMTFYDGDTFPEWQGDLLVGNLAGQYLGRFSVDGTDVSEKDRLLEGRGWRIRDVVVAPDTGDVYVAVDDGDAPIVRLTPQE
- a CDS encoding CoA-binding protein; its protein translation is MPLEEDDEIEAVLEYETVAVVGCSTTPGKAAHDVPAYLAEHGYEVIPVNPYADEVLDREAVDSLLAVDEEIDVVCVFRPSEEVDGIVDAALERDDVSVIWTQLGIRDDDAAARAEADGRSVVQDRCMKVEHRRLAA